Genomic window (Phaeodactylum tricornutum CCAP 1055/1 chromosome 3, complete sequence):
taaccctaaccctaaccctaaccctaaccctaaccctaaccctaaccctaaccctaaccctaaccctaaccctaaccctaaccctaaccctaaccctaaccctaaccctaaccctaaccctaaccctaaccctaaccctaaccctaaccctaaccctaaccctaaccctaaccctaaccctaaccctaaccctaaccctaaccctaaccctaaccctaaccctaaccctaaccctaaccctaaccctaaccctaaccctaaccctaaccctaaccctaaccctaaccctaacctttaaaattagaaattttaaatgttggacggaccgtgaggttttggatgttgcatcatacactgtcactgccagccagaaattttgattaggcgggtgtttcggtagggtgttttcacagcgtcactttacattagtaaggatttgaaaaagattttattgctttagaaaagaagtactgttctccgggttaaccaagagggtttacttatgttgttggacactgaacccagaggaattacttacaacatcggacagtgaactgggagggaatacttatatgtcgcactgtgaactcagagggaatatttatatgtcgcactgtgaactcagagggttaacttatgaggagtttttagatagattttatacatcattgagggaaagtactactctgggttctccctccccttaggatGTAGGGCAGCGGTAGCTCTAATTGCAGTAGTGGGAGAATGACTCTATGTGGTCAGTACTGGTCTGATATGGATTTATGGTGAATTTGTTAAGTGGAGAAATGTACTTAAAGACAATCCTAGAGAATTATTTAAATGAGAGACAAACGAagttgaagatcccagagccaTTACTTATTAAAAAGACAAACTgtgttgaagatcccggtgcatttacctacgcaaaagacatATCaagttgaagatcccggtgcaatTACTTACGCAAAAGACATGGCATGTTGAAGATTCcggtgcaattacttagaaatagtttttggataaattttattCAGCCAGGTATACCCCTGgttctctgggatcttctTGCCCTTAgggatcttccactccggtaccgttttcccactttgccatttgcaaaggccagaaatcctccaaagcggacaattgctgcaccgactacattaatgccttgtccgtggcagcttgttggagttgcttgctagacctcttcctaatgggtgtgcctatcatttgaatgttgaagttgttttggttgcatgactgtgaaaattagaaattttAAATGTTGGATGGaccgtgaggttttggatgttgcatcatacaccgtcactgccagccagaaattttgattaggcgggtgtttcggtagggtgttttcacagcgtcactttacattagtaaggatttgaaaaagattttattgctttagaaaagaagtgttgttctccgggttaaccaagagggtttacttatgttgttggacactgaacccagaggaattacttacaacatcggacagtgaactgggagggaatacttatatgtcgcactgtgaactcagagggaatatttatatgttgcactgtgaactcagagggttaacttatgatgagtttttagatagattttatacatcattgtaggaaagtactactctgggttctccctccccttagggtctgataaactagaaaactgcaacgataacgggctaaaacgtgtctgtgggaccaaaggatagtagatacgataaaagacgtaaaacaaagacttataagcataaacccaagataaagggataaagaaccccgatatgcttgtcgtagggtttttctactATAACATTGGCAATCTCTTTGGCCAGAGGAATTATACGCTCATAAAAAGATTTCCTTGATTGGCTATTTGTATCACTGTCTTCAACAGATGAGAAAGTTAtttcatcttcctcttcaaaTAGAACAGTATGTTGGAAAAGATCAGCTGGAGGATTTGTGCCAACCAGGGCATCTTTAACAAACCCGGCTTTCCCATGGCATGAAGAATTGCAGTGTTGCTGTAATTGGTGCAGTAGCTTTCAGCAGAGTCAACCCATAAATTCTGGAGAAACAACTGCTTCTATGGGAATATCCGCAAGTTTGTTTGTTGACGGAAGGAGAGGGCCATCCACATCGTGATTTCGTAGAGACTCGCAAAGTATTGACAAGTCATGGTATTGTTTCATGCAGTCTCCATTTCTGTAACCATAGAGACTATAGATTGACCACCATACCACACTGACGTCATGATGAGTAACCCCCTGGTACTCTGGACAGATTATAATCAGGGTATACATGATGTGTCGGCAAGGAATGCCAACATGGGAAAAATACTGGCAAGAGCAAAAGAGCCGATTGTTAACAATCTTGTCAAAATTTCCGATAAacgctttggcaaagtcgcACAATAGTACCCAAGACAATCTCAACGTTGGCTCAAATCCACCATCAAAATTTCCGACAAacgctttggcaaagtcgcACAATAGTACCACACTGCTTTTTTTTACAAAATGCTGTTGAGACATGCTCTTGCTATGTTGTTAACGGCGAAGCACTCTTTCGAACTTACCAATAGTTGCGCATATTCAGAGAAAGAGCCCCATTGTGCAGAGTGTCGTTCCTCATTGTTACAATCAATCACTCTTTCTTGGAAAAGTGAATTGTTATATCATTATGTTGTGTTGTGTTGCCTCTCCAGCTTGATATGAAAAACGGAAGAGCCGGCCGGTCCTCAACATTCAATCTGGGAGAGCCCGCCGGGCCAGGTGCTAATTCGGATTGTGGGGAAATGAAAATTCCTTTTCGAGGATTCCTAATGTCGCATCATGACGTAAATGGCGTGCTGTTTGATAAGATttgatttgaaaaagattttattgcattggaaaagaacTATCGTTCTCCAGGTTAACCAAAtgggtttacttatgttgtaggacagtgaacccagagtaattacttacaaaatcggatagtgaactcggagtaattacttacatgtcggatagtgaactcagagtaattacttacatgtcggatagtgaactcagagtaattacttaggcgtagtttttggatagattatatacatcattgtatgtgggttctccctccccttagggtTAGCCGAGAAGAgttacttatgttgttggacactgaacccagaggaattacttacaacatcggacagtgaactgggagggaatacttatatgtcgcactgtgaactcagagggaatatttatatgtcgcactgtgaactcagagggttaacttatgaggagtttttagatagattttatacatcattgtaggaaagtactactctgggttctccctccccttaggatCCCTGAAGTCGAATGGGATGGAGTCTTGGAGGACGCCCACCTAGTATCTCACCACGAAAAGATGGCGTATTCCATTCGCTGAACACCCTCGAAACTTGTCGATCATTTTTCGGATTAAATGATAGGTAATCAAAAATAGTATGCACTGCTTTCATCAGCCATCCTGCCCGGAAGCATACCCATGTTGTGAGCAATAGAGCACTTTCATTTGCCATTTCGACTGCAGAGCGCTTAGCCGAATGTGTTGAGAGTCCGGCTGAAATGCCGTGCTTATGAAGCAAACCGCTATAGTAATAGGCAGCATTGGCTGGGGGATCCAATCCaaccgtttcttcttctcctgtcagATTGAATATTCCTGGCTCATTGTTGACACTAGTTGTACCGACGCAGCTGCTACCATCAAATTCCTCGCTAAAATCTTCATCATCCTGATACAAACCGGCAGCTCTAGCCATTTCGTTCGGACCTACAAGCTCCTCGCTTGTCTTAATTAGTCGCTCCAAAAGTGCTTGAAAGTACTTGGTGACTTTTTTGCTGGAATCtacctttgctttcaaagtaCTATCTTGGGTAGTCTCATTTCCAATTTCTTCATCATTGATGTTTCCAGCTGATAAATTGCGCAACTCCACTTTTTCGGCAAAGGTCGGGAACAACGAGTCGTTTGGGTTGGTATTCATCACAGCACTATAGGCAAATGCAAACACCCAATCAAGCAACATTTCACTTTGGTGAGGAACAATAGAAAGATCCTGCTCGTGGCTGACTTTCGACCTCCACAGCCTCACAACAAAGGTCTTGTCACCACTATCGGCCCATTCTGATGGCTCACCAAGAGAAACTCTAGACCGTGATATCATGGCCACTTCCTGGCCCCGGCCGGCTAAGTATCGGAGCGTCAAAAGATAAAATAACATATCcgccatcggaaaagaacCGTCCCAGATACATAAAAACGCAATTACAAGAAAGTCGTTCCGAGCAGCTGTGACATGAGATCTGGCCAGAGGCGTCTTGTTCCGGACGgctctttcaacaaaacgtCTTGTCATGGACTGGCGAATTCGCGTTTGTTGCGCATCGTCGAAAGATCTCTTTAGCCCCAAAtcaaggcaacgacgaagaatctcgTTCTTAATGGAGCTCAGGTATCGTTCTGCCGTGTTGTACGAAATTCCGTTGCCATCCGAGAAATTGTCCTGCGTTTCGTTCTTATTCCCACGGAGTTTTTCAGCCCTTGTCAAATATCCAGCAAAGAGATTCAGCAGTTTGTCGTTGATCTTTTCCGCGGCGATGGTTTTGAACGAGTACTGCGTCTGCGCATCACCATCCAATCTTTCGCTGTTATCAATGTTGTTGCTATCTGTGCTGTTATTGATGCTTCTTATTGGAAAGAGCTGCTGCTTCTCTTTTCCGCCAATGGTGCCGGACGAAATCACCTCTTCAAGGAAGAGATCGAAGTGCCGAGATGCCGCCTTGAGCGATGACTCCGAAGAGCATCCCTTGCGAAGTTCGGTGACACCCTTGAGTTTTTGACAATTCATGATGTCTCAGCTAGGAAACAAGAGAacgaatcagcaacaaaGGTACACAGTGCCTGCCGGTTTTGACTAGTATTGATTATTGTCTACTGCTGAACCAGAGGGGGAGGAGCGAAAATGATCAAGTTGCTATTGCTTGCTATCCTTCTGTTTACTTcccttcctttcttgggagGCAACAAACCGCTGCGACGTCAGGCACTACAAACGTCGTGGTTCAACTATTGACACGGCAAGAATGCGATGCGTCCGGTGAACAGGGAAAATGTGAGGCctgtttggcgaagaaagatCACCGGCCGGACAGATTTGAAATTCCTGTGACATCGGCCGAGTCCGGGTTCGTCGTGACGTGGCATTGTGGCGACGGACAGGCGCGATTACAAACCTGTAGTCGATCCGTAAAACGGCCCAAAACtgtgggacgaaggaactTACAGGTGCATACTGCCAGTTGTTTGTTTGGTAGAGTATGatttgtttgactgtgagtcactCATTGTGGAACTTGTGCTTTTTCCTAAAAACAAAAGTTGCTTATGGGAGGAGGACTATGAAAATTGTTGACTGGGGGCTTCCAAAAACTTGTGTTGTTACtttggtgttggtggtgaaTGGAATCTGAGAAAAATCTGACAGAATTCTGACAGAAATTCTGTGAAAAATTTTCCATTCCTGGGAGAGATTTTTAACAAGTGATTTTTCGCATTTCTTCCAGTTTcttatatatatatactaattaactgtaattaGGTTACCAAAGTGAAATTACTTACAATTCTGTATTTATATGCTCAAGGCAATAAAATTACAACTGGAGTTGATGCATATGCTCCTGACAGTCCAaaggaaattggaaaccaCGTTTACACTTGGAGTTGGCAGACAACTTTAGAAAAGTTTACAATTAACAACGCAAATAAGGACTGTGAAAAGATGTTACATCAATCCGTCAATTTGATCTTGTCACATCTGGAAAAATTCATTGTTTCGTTAGGGGATGGCTAAATCACCTACTAAGTTTATCACTTATTCCATGTCACGGGTATTTCCCTGGTCCACCAACAAGAAAAATAGCTTGGTGCAGTAATGAGCCGGcgggtttcaaaatcacgtTCAAATATGTACTGATTCTACCTGTTAGGTCCTCAACCGCACCTCACTGTAAACTGGTATGCTGCCGACACTCATAGGGAAATCGGAGTCGACAGTCAGAACTTCAGAAAAATTCACGACGCGAACGAGCCGTTTGGCCCGGAAGATTTTTTCATGGAAACTGCTGGAGAAGCTGTACGCACCGCAGTTGTACTGGCCAGAACAAAACATGATGGTACAGCCGAAAGAGAAACACTAACTGCGGGAGCCGTAGTCCACTTCTTTGGGCTGTGAAGCAGCTCCCTGTGCTTGTATTGGCGTTGGTTGGTATTGGTTGTGTCGGTGCTGTCTACagtgacaacaagaacagcaacaacaacgacagcaatggGTGACAATGGCAACGGTCAAACCGGATCCGTCGACCCGTATCAAACAGAACCCTTATTTGGCTGCAGGTACCCACTGTGCTGTCATTTGgcacaacaaaagcatgtcatttggggccgacaaaggccgcaaTATTGTTTTACCATCGAAAATGCCTTGCTGCGATCGTGACGGAGGGAACCAAAGTTGGAATTGAATGAAAATTGCGGGAAGTATTGGTAGTTATCATTTCCGGTTGCAAGGGGCTTGCCAGTGTttcattgaccaaagctggtgttggcaaaatatcaGTTGTATTGGGTCTCTCTATCTGTGACCagaggaaaccttgcttggctgctatccgtcgcaaacaacgctttccatttccctAGCCATaatgggagtgaccaagagagttgcagatgcaggcagtgtgggggacaagtaaaaccaaatagaatccacaataaaaatagtacaggatacaacagatatcaaaatacaaccaacatgtgtgtagaacagctatagatactacaaacactcaaaaaa
Coding sequences:
- a CDS encoding predicted protein — translated: MNCQKLKGVTELRKGCSSESSLKAASRHFDLFLEEVISSGTIGGKEKQQLFPIRSINNSTDSNNIDNSERLDGDAQTQYSFKTIAAEKINDKLLNLFAGYLTRAEKLRGNKNETQDNFSDGNGISYNTAERYLSSIKNEILRRCLDLGLKRSFDDAQQTRIRQSMTRRFVERAVRNKTPLARSHVTAARNDFLVIAFLCIWDGSFPMADMLFYLLTLRYLAGRGQEVAMISRSRVSLGEPSEWADSGDKTFVVRLWRSKVSHEQDLSIVPHQSEMLLDWVFAFAYSAVMNTNPNDSLFPTFAEKVELRNLSAGNINDEEIGNETTQDSTLKAKVDSSKKVTKYFQALLERLIKTSEELVGPNEMARAAGLYQDDEDFSEEFDGSSCVGTTSVNNEPGIFNLTGEEETVGLDPPANAAYYYSGLLHKHGISAGLSTHSAKRSAVEMANESALLLTTWVCFRAGWLMKAVHTIFDYLSFNPKNDRQVSRVFSEWNTPSFRGEILGGRPPRLHPIRLQGS